A single region of the Desulfuromonas sp. genome encodes:
- a CDS encoding 5-oxoprolinase, giving the protein MSKISPILLQVFKNRFASIAEEMGVTLNRTAFSPNIKERRDFSCAIFDRSGDMIAQAAHIPVHLGSMPLSVKAAITAVPFVKGDMVMLNDPFCGGTHLPDITVVAPVFIDSAAPAYYVANRAHHADVGGLTPGSMPLAKTIHDEGVVIPPVKFVHAGEVDRSFLDELLLKVRTPHEREGDFNAQIMANLTGIRRCRELLEKYGDVQVDRYSSALVDYAERMMRSTIRAIPDGTYHYADHLDDDGFGTEGIVIDLKLEIRGDRAILDFSGSSAQVEGGVNAVYAITLSAALYVFRCLVEEDIPTNAGCQRPIQVLTRQGSVVDAAYPASVAAGNVETSQRVVDVILGALARAVPGKIPAASQGTMNNITIGGTDPVSGRPFAYYETLAGGSGASRHHAGASAVHSHMTNTLNTPVEALEYSYPFLVTAYAVRADSGGAGEHSGGDGMVRELELLADAEVTVLSERRTRAPYGLCGGAAGAPGRNTVVVDGRDITKPGKFTVKLAAGSRVRIETPGGGGFGKPEK; this is encoded by the coding sequence ATGAGCAAGATCAGTCCGATCCTTCTCCAGGTCTTTAAGAACCGGTTTGCCTCGATCGCCGAAGAGATGGGCGTGACCCTTAACCGGACCGCGTTTTCTCCCAATATCAAGGAGCGCCGCGATTTCTCCTGCGCCATTTTTGACCGGTCCGGCGACATGATAGCCCAGGCCGCCCATATCCCGGTCCACCTCGGTTCGATGCCGCTATCGGTCAAGGCGGCGATTACCGCCGTGCCCTTTGTCAAAGGTGATATGGTGATGCTCAACGATCCGTTTTGCGGCGGCACCCACCTGCCCGATATTACGGTGGTGGCACCGGTCTTTATCGATTCGGCGGCGCCCGCCTATTATGTTGCCAACCGGGCTCATCATGCCGATGTCGGCGGTCTGACTCCCGGCTCAATGCCGCTGGCGAAGACGATTCACGATGAAGGGGTGGTCATCCCGCCGGTCAAGTTCGTTCACGCCGGCGAAGTCGACCGGTCTTTTCTCGATGAACTTCTCCTGAAAGTCCGGACGCCGCACGAACGCGAGGGCGATTTCAACGCCCAGATCATGGCCAATCTGACCGGAATCAGGCGCTGCCGGGAGCTGCTTGAAAAATATGGAGATGTGCAGGTTGATCGATACTCATCAGCCCTCGTCGACTACGCCGAACGGATGATGCGCTCGACGATCAGGGCGATTCCTGACGGCACATACCATTATGCCGATCACCTCGATGATGACGGTTTCGGAACCGAAGGGATCGTCATCGACCTCAAGTTGGAGATCCGCGGTGACCGGGCCATTCTTGATTTCAGCGGCAGCAGTGCCCAGGTTGAAGGCGGCGTCAACGCTGTCTATGCCATCACCCTGTCAGCCGCTCTCTACGTCTTTCGTTGCCTGGTCGAAGAGGATATCCCGACGAATGCCGGCTGCCAACGGCCGATTCAGGTGCTTACCCGCCAGGGGAGCGTTGTCGACGCCGCATACCCGGCGTCGGTCGCGGCCGGCAATGTCGAAACCTCGCAAAGGGTCGTCGATGTTATCCTCGGGGCGCTGGCGCGGGCGGTCCCCGGGAAGATCCCGGCAGCCAGCCAGGGGACGATGAATAATATTACGATCGGCGGAACCGATCCGGTATCCGGCCGGCCGTTCGCTTATTACGAGACCCTGGCAGGCGGCAGCGGCGCCAGCCGGCATCATGCCGGAGCTTCGGCGGTTCATTCGCATATGACCAACACCCTGAATACGCCGGTCGAGGCGCTTGAGTACAGTTACCCGTTTCTGGTTACTGCGTACGCGGTGCGTGCCGATTCCGGCGGTGCCGGCGAGCACAGTGGCGGCGACGGCATGGTCCGCGAACTTGAACTGCTCGCCGATGCCGAAGTCACGGTGCTCTCGGAGCGGCGCACCAGGGCCCCCTACGGTTTGTGCGGCGGCGCTGCTGGCGCGCCCGGTCGCAACACGGTAGTGGTCGATGGCCGGGACATCACCAAGCCGGGGAAGTTTACGGTCAAGCTCGCAGCTGGCAGCCGGGTGCGGATCGAAACACCGGGCGGCGGCGGTTTCGGAAAACCGGAAAAATAG
- a CDS encoding 5-oxoprolinase, whose amino-acid sequence MGQDNSENLVVGVDTGGTFTDFIWCDRGAWGEHKRLSTPADPAEAVLAGLSEIAGQRRIELVHGSTVATNAILEKKGACTALITNRHFEDILEIGRQNRPELYNLIVRKNPPLIPADRRFGIPGRVSVDGVEIEPFNPDAVSSLVERLAAAGVESIAVSLLFSFARPEHEQMVRKTLRTLDIPISLSHETLSEFREYERTSTTAINAYVAPKMENYIGRLRDSLGAARFRIMQSNGGSISAATAMRESVRTILSGPAGGVVGAWRIGQKAGFDKLITFDMGGTSTDVALLDGGLPLTTESAIAGYPVKVPMLDIHTVGAGGGSLAGIDGGGSLMVGPESAGADPGPICYGKGERITVTDANLFLGRLVPESFLGGSMLLQGAQLASTFAGMAAKLSLSPVELAQGVIDIADATMERAIKVISVERGFDPREFTLFSFGGAGGMHAASLASLLEIPRVLIPANPGILSAGGMLLADIIKDYSQTVMLTLTADSAAQLDTAFAPLLAAGEDDLRGEGMAPQAIACERYLDMRYKGQSYELMIPFSADYAACFHDRHQQMYGYANRDQEIEIVNVRLRAIGRPRRPELPRLEPGGPEPDAAARIGTGTISFSGESMAATIYDRSKLQGGNRIIGPAVIVEYSSTIVVPPGVPTRVDEWANLILETGGSR is encoded by the coding sequence ATGGGACAGGATAATTCCGAAAATCTGGTTGTCGGTGTCGATACCGGCGGTACCTTTACCGACTTTATCTGGTGCGACAGAGGCGCCTGGGGCGAACACAAACGCCTTTCGACCCCGGCTGACCCGGCCGAGGCGGTGCTCGCCGGACTCAGTGAGATTGCCGGTCAACGCCGTATCGAGCTGGTCCACGGTTCGACGGTTGCAACCAACGCTATCCTCGAAAAGAAAGGCGCCTGCACGGCTTTGATCACCAACCGGCATTTCGAGGATATTCTCGAAATCGGCCGGCAGAACCGTCCCGAACTCTACAACCTGATTGTCCGGAAGAATCCGCCGCTGATTCCGGCCGACCGCCGCTTCGGTATCCCCGGACGGGTCAGTGTCGATGGTGTCGAGATCGAGCCGTTCAATCCGGATGCCGTGAGCTCACTGGTTGAACGGCTCGCCGCCGCCGGCGTCGAGTCGATCGCGGTCAGCCTGCTCTTCTCATTTGCCCGGCCGGAACATGAACAGATGGTTCGGAAAACGCTCCGGACCCTCGATATCCCGATATCCCTGTCGCACGAAACCCTGTCCGAGTTCCGCGAGTACGAGCGGACCTCAACGACCGCCATCAACGCCTATGTAGCTCCGAAGATGGAGAATTATATCGGTCGCTTGCGCGATTCTCTCGGGGCGGCCCGTTTCCGGATTATGCAGTCGAACGGCGGCAGCATTTCAGCGGCAACGGCGATGCGCGAATCGGTGCGGACCATCCTCTCGGGTCCGGCCGGCGGCGTCGTCGGGGCCTGGCGAATCGGCCAGAAGGCCGGTTTCGACAAGCTGATTACGTTCGACATGGGCGGTACTTCGACCGATGTCGCCCTGCTAGATGGCGGATTGCCGCTGACGACCGAATCGGCGATTGCCGGCTACCCGGTCAAGGTGCCGATGCTCGATATCCATACCGTCGGGGCCGGCGGCGGTTCTCTGGCCGGGATAGATGGCGGTGGATCGTTGATGGTCGGACCGGAGAGTGCCGGTGCCGACCCCGGCCCGATCTGCTACGGCAAGGGTGAGCGGATTACCGTCACCGATGCCAATCTGTTTCTCGGTCGGCTGGTCCCGGAGTCTTTCCTCGGCGGGTCGATGCTGCTGCAGGGTGCTCAGCTCGCATCGACTTTTGCCGGCATGGCAGCGAAACTTTCGCTGTCACCGGTTGAGCTGGCCCAGGGGGTGATCGATATCGCCGATGCGACGATGGAGCGGGCGATCAAGGTGATTTCGGTCGAACGTGGTTTCGACCCGCGCGAATTCACGCTGTTCTCTTTCGGCGGTGCCGGCGGCATGCACGCCGCCAGTCTCGCCTCGCTGCTCGAGATCCCGCGGGTTCTCATTCCGGCCAACCCGGGAATCCTGTCGGCCGGCGGTATGCTGCTGGCCGATATCATCAAGGACTATTCACAGACCGTGATGCTGACCCTGACGGCCGACAGCGCTGCGCAGCTCGATACGGCCTTCGCCCCGCTGCTGGCGGCCGGAGAGGATGATTTGCGCGGCGAGGGGATGGCGCCGCAAGCGATTGCTTGTGAGCGTTATCTCGACATGCGCTACAAGGGCCAGTCCTACGAACTGATGATTCCGTTCAGCGCCGATTATGCCGCCTGCTTCCACGACCGGCATCAGCAGATGTACGGCTACGCCAATCGCGACCAGGAGATCGAAATCGTCAACGTCCGGCTGCGCGCCATTGGTCGGCCGCGGCGGCCTGAGCTGCCGCGCCTGGAGCCGGGTGGCCCGGAACCCGATGCGGCGGCCCGGATCGGCACAGGTACGATCTCGTTTTCCGGAGAATCGATGGCGGCGACGATCTACGACCGGTCGAAACTGCAAGGCGGCAACCGGATCATCGGCCCGGCGGTCATTGTCGAATACTCTTCAACCATCGTTGTGCCGCCCGGCGTCCCGACCCGGGTCGATGAGTGGGCCAACCTGATTCTCGAAACCGGAGGGAGCCGATGA